A stretch of [Clostridium] scindens DNA encodes these proteins:
- the rapZ gene encoding RNase adapter RapZ: MRFVIVTGMSGAGKSTALKMLEDVGYFCVDNLPVPLIPKMADLLRVPGTEINKAAIGVDIRSGQSFSELEKVLSQLDVAGMKYEILYLECVDEVLIKRYKETRRSHPLSGNDGPVREGIEKERERTAFLRKRADYLVDTSNMLTRELKAELNKIFVRNKEYKNLYISVLSFGFKYGIPAEADLVFDVRFLPNPYYIEELRPKSGNDKEVRDYVMNNGNASEFMEKLVDMVEFLIPNYIREGKTRLVIGIGCTGGKHRSVTLANELYEALLKNENYGIRIEHRDIGKDAITKAK, translated from the coding sequence ATGAGATTTGTGATTGTGACGGGGATGTCCGGGGCAGGCAAAAGTACGGCACTTAAAATGCTGGAAGATGTGGGATATTTCTGCGTGGATAATCTGCCGGTACCTCTGATTCCTAAGATGGCAGATCTGCTGAGGGTACCGGGAACGGAGATCAACAAAGCGGCCATAGGGGTGGACATTAGGAGCGGGCAGAGTTTTTCAGAGCTGGAGAAGGTTCTGAGCCAGCTGGATGTGGCTGGCATGAAGTACGAGATATTGTATCTGGAATGCGTGGATGAGGTACTGATCAAACGGTATAAGGAGACGCGAAGAAGCCATCCGCTGTCAGGTAATGATGGACCAGTCAGGGAAGGTATAGAAAAGGAGAGGGAGCGGACAGCATTTCTGAGGAAGCGGGCCGACTACCTTGTGGACACCAGCAACATGCTGACCAGGGAACTTAAGGCCGAACTGAACAAAATATTTGTCCGGAATAAAGAGTATAAGAACCTCTATATATCCGTGCTTTCATTTGGATTCAAATATGGGATTCCGGCGGAGGCCGATCTGGTGTTTGACGTGCGCTTTCTGCCAAACCCTTATTATATAGAAGAATTACGCCCCAAAAGCGGCAATGATAAAGAGGTCAGGGATTACGTCATGAACAATGGCAATGCCTCGGAATTTATGGAGAAGCTGGTGGATATGGTAGAGTTCCTGATCCCCAATTATATCCGGGAAGGAAAGACCCGGCTGGTGATCGGAATTGGCTGTACTGGCGGAAAACACCGTTCAGTGACGCTGGCAAACGAGTTGTACGAGGCCCTGCTGAAGAATGAGAATTATGGAATCCGCATCGAGCACCGGGATATCGGGAAGGATGCGATCACGAAGGCAAAGTAG
- the murB gene encoding UDP-N-acetylmuramate dehydrogenase, with protein MNQDFYQELLNIISKEQIQIEEPMRNHTTFRVGGPAEFFVQPKTAQEVQGLVKLCKEKEIPYYIVGNGSNLLVSDKGYRGVIIQIFKEMNQIQIEGELVKAQAGALLSAIASKALEAGLAGFEFAAGIPGALGGACVMNAGAYGGEMKDVLREVTVLTPEGEVLAIPDEELELGYRTSIIAKKGYIVLEAVIRLQKGEKEEIKARMDELKEKRISKQPLEYPSAGSTFKRPEGYFAGKLIQDAGLQGFSVGGAQVSMKHCGFVINKDNATAADVAELMRKVSEQVEEKFGVRLEPEVKRLGEF; from the coding sequence ATGAATCAGGATTTTTATCAGGAATTATTAAATATTATATCGAAGGAACAAATACAGATCGAAGAGCCGATGAGGAACCATACCACATTCCGGGTAGGCGGACCGGCAGAGTTCTTCGTGCAGCCGAAGACAGCACAGGAAGTACAGGGGCTCGTCAAGTTGTGCAAGGAGAAGGAGATCCCCTATTATATAGTAGGAAATGGAAGCAATCTTCTGGTGTCTGACAAGGGATACCGGGGAGTGATCATACAGATATTCAAAGAGATGAACCAGATACAGATAGAAGGAGAACTGGTAAAGGCCCAGGCAGGCGCGCTTCTTTCAGCCATTGCCAGCAAGGCTCTGGAAGCCGGGCTTGCCGGATTCGAGTTTGCCGCAGGGATACCGGGAGCGCTTGGAGGCGCCTGCGTCATGAATGCCGGGGCATACGGCGGCGAGATGAAGGATGTGTTAAGAGAAGTGACAGTCCTTACGCCGGAAGGCGAGGTTCTGGCCATTCCGGATGAGGAACTGGAATTAGGATACCGTACCAGCATAATTGCAAAGAAAGGCTATATCGTTCTGGAGGCGGTGATTCGTCTTCAAAAAGGTGAAAAAGAGGAAATCAAGGCGCGGATGGATGAACTGAAAGAGAAGCGGATTTCAAAGCAGCCGCTGGAATATCCCAGCGCCGGAAGCACCTTCAAGAGGCCGGAGGGATATTTTGCCGGGAAACTGATACAAGATGCGGGGCTTCAGGGCTTTAGCGTAGGCGGCGCCCAAGTGTCCATGAAGCATTGCGGCTTCGTGATCAACAAAGACAATGCTACGGCTGCGGATGTGGCGGAACTGATGCGTAAGGTGTCAGAACAGGTGGAAGAAAAGTTCGGCGTAAGGCTGGAGCCGGAAGTAAAGAGACTGGGAGAGTTCTAA
- a CDS encoding HlyC/CorC family transporter has protein sequence MDSSDVTQLIILLILLGLSAFFSSAETALTTVNKIRIRSLAEDGNKRAKTVLKITDDSGKMLSAILIGNNIVNLSAASLTTSLAYSFGGSMVAIASGILTVLILLFGEITPKTMATIHAEKMALIYAPIISIFMKVMTPVIFIINGLSIGVLFLLRVDPNAKNDLMTETELRTIVDVSHEDGVIESDEREMIYNVFDLGDAKAKDVMVPRVHVTFADVNSTYEELLDIFREDKFTRLPIFEDTTDNVVGTINMKDLLLYDNTKEFHIRDILREAYFTYEYKSISELLVEMRQASFNIAIVLDEYGETAGLITLEDILEEIVGEIHDEYDENEEDFVQEVSEREYIIEGSMNLDDLNDRLDLDLNSEEYDSLGGFIIERLDRLPEAGDSIVTEEGIRMVVEKLDKNRIEKVHVYLPESVMEETHTDD, from the coding sequence TTGGACTCGAGTGACGTCACACAACTCATTATCCTACTAATTCTACTGGGGCTGTCTGCATTCTTTTCATCTGCAGAGACAGCGCTTACAACTGTAAACAAGATCCGCATCCGCAGTTTGGCTGAGGATGGGAACAAACGGGCAAAAACGGTGCTTAAGATTACCGACGATTCAGGCAAGATGCTCAGCGCTATCCTGATCGGCAACAACATCGTCAATCTGTCCGCCGCCTCCCTCACCACCAGCCTGGCATACAGTTTTGGCGGTTCCATGGTGGCAATTGCCAGCGGAATCCTGACCGTGCTGATCCTTCTCTTTGGCGAGATAACGCCGAAGACCATGGCAACCATCCATGCGGAAAAGATGGCACTTATCTACGCGCCGATCATCAGCATCTTCATGAAGGTCATGACGCCGGTCATCTTTATCATCAACGGACTATCCATCGGAGTGCTGTTCCTTCTGCGTGTCGATCCGAACGCAAAGAACGATCTTATGACTGAGACGGAACTGCGCACGATTGTAGATGTAAGCCATGAAGACGGAGTCATTGAATCCGATGAAAGAGAAATGATATATAACGTGTTCGACTTAGGCGATGCCAAGGCAAAGGATGTCATGGTGCCCCGCGTACACGTGACCTTTGCGGATGTCAACAGTACCTATGAAGAACTGCTTGATATTTTCCGCGAAGACAAATTCACAAGGCTTCCTATTTTTGAAGATACTACCGACAACGTTGTTGGTACTATTAATATGAAGGACTTGCTCTTATATGACAATACAAAGGAATTTCATATCCGGGATATTTTGAGGGAGGCTTATTTTACCTATGAATACAAGAGCATCTCGGAATTGCTGGTGGAGATGCGCCAGGCTTCTTTCAACATCGCCATCGTTCTGGACGAGTACGGCGAGACCGCCGGCCTGATAACGCTGGAAGATATCCTGGAAGAGATCGTCGGCGAGATTCATGATGAATATGACGAGAATGAGGAAGACTTCGTCCAGGAAGTAAGCGAGCGCGAGTATATTATCGAAGGCTCCATGAATCTGGATGACTTAAATGACCGTCTGGATCTGGATCTTAATTCCGAGGAATACGACTCCTTGGGCGGCTTTATCATTGAGAGGCTGGACCGTCTGCCAGAGGCGGGCGACAGCATCGTGACCGAGGAAGGCATCCGCATGGTCGTTGAAAAACTGGACAAGAACCGGATTGAAAAGGTACATGTCTACCTGCCGGAGTCCGTTATGGAAGAAACTCATACAGATGACTAA
- a CDS encoding sigma-70 domain-containing protein, with product MADRLEFKEKLSGILSAAREQGGKIALEDVELYFEEDRLSQEQIDLVCEYLLAQKIAVTGYVPKSGTVKERKEEPASLSNEEQSYIEEYLKDIDQMQGKSLAEARMAYYLPKVVDEALKMHHAEIFVGDMIQEGNISLMMALDEYKEEEDEEAVMEAVRAGMQALLESQTETRRQDKKMVERVSELDETIKSMSEELGRKVSVEEVADKLGITEAEIEDILKLAGEEVKDEES from the coding sequence ATGGCTGATAGATTGGAATTTAAAGAAAAATTAAGCGGAATACTTAGCGCTGCCCGGGAGCAGGGCGGCAAGATAGCGCTTGAGGACGTGGAACTGTACTTTGAAGAGGACCGCCTTTCCCAGGAGCAGATAGATTTGGTATGCGAGTATCTTCTGGCACAAAAGATAGCGGTAACCGGCTATGTCCCCAAAAGCGGCACAGTCAAGGAACGAAAAGAGGAACCGGCATCCCTTAGCAATGAAGAACAGTCCTATATTGAGGAATACTTAAAGGATATTGACCAGATGCAGGGAAAGAGCCTTGCCGAAGCGCGGATGGCCTATTATCTTCCGAAGGTCGTGGACGAGGCACTGAAGATGCATCACGCGGAGATATTTGTCGGAGATATGATTCAGGAAGGCAACATCAGCCTGATGATGGCGCTTGATGAATATAAAGAAGAGGAGGATGAAGAGGCTGTCATGGAAGCGGTGCGCGCCGGGATGCAGGCGCTCCTGGAATCCCAGACTGAGACCAGGCGTCAGGATAAGAAGATGGTGGAGAGAGTGTCCGAACTGGATGAGACGATCAAGAGCATGAGCGAGGAACTGGGACGGAAAGTGAGTGTCGAGGAAGTGGCGGACAAGCTGGGAATCACGGAAGCGGAGATTGAAGATATATTGAAGCTTGCCGGGGAAGAAGTAAAAGACGAAGAATCATAA
- a CDS encoding N-acetylmuramoyl-L-alanine amidase — translation MPYTIMLDAGHGGRDPGAVFNGRQEKDDTLRLTLAIGEILQNNGVDVEYTRTTDAYTSPYERAMQANNAGVDFFISIHRNSFPTDNEVSGVESLVYDLSGIKYQMAQDINDQLEAIGFVNLGVKARPNLVVLRRTRMPAVLVEVGFINSDVDNRLFDDNFDDIAQAIASGILDTLESVGVIQNDYYRVQVGAFRNRRYAERLLNELLEQDFPAFIDDSGPYLRVQVGGYNNLNEAAELERRLKRAGYPTVIVR, via the coding sequence ATGCCATATACAATTATGCTGGATGCAGGACATGGCGGGCGGGATCCGGGCGCAGTCTTTAACGGGCGGCAGGAGAAAGATGATACTTTGCGGCTGACACTGGCAATCGGAGAGATTCTCCAGAATAACGGAGTGGATGTGGAGTATACGAGAACGACCGACGCGTATACGTCGCCTTACGAAAGGGCCATGCAGGCAAACAATGCGGGAGTAGACTTTTTTATATCCATTCACAGGAACTCATTTCCTACGGATAATGAGGTTTCGGGGGTAGAAAGCCTGGTGTACGACCTGTCAGGGATCAAATATCAGATGGCCCAGGATATCAATGACCAGCTGGAGGCGATCGGCTTCGTGAACCTGGGAGTAAAAGCCCGGCCAAATCTGGTGGTGCTTAGAAGAACCCGGATGCCGGCAGTGCTGGTAGAAGTAGGGTTTATCAACTCGGATGTGGATAATCGTCTGTTTGACGATAACTTTGACGATATTGCGCAGGCGATCGCATCTGGAATTCTGGATACCCTGGAATCGGTGGGGGTCATACAGAACGATTATTATCGGGTCCAGGTAGGCGCTTTCAGAAACCGCAGGTATGCGGAGCGGCTGCTGAATGAGCTTCTGGAGCAGGACTTCCCGGCGTTTATCGATGACTCCGGGCCGTATCTGCGGGTCCAGGTTGGGGGCTACAACAATCTGAATGAAGCCGCGGAGTTGGAAAGGCGTCTGAAGCGGGCGGGATATCCAACGGTTATTGTCCGCTAA
- a CDS encoding DHHW family protein, translating to MRREKRKRIKRQSDKILGILFIACLFIIMILNLMTKDKKISEEENRTLTERPRCTWDSVLGGIYMQQYESYISDQFAGRNLWRGFSAALERIGGSREENGVFLGKKKQLMEEIAPPEEETLKKNIDSINGFAKRYEDMQARLLLIPDSAEILKSSLPAFASTQEQSVMLDDVRDRLSKTVQWIDGRAVMSEHADEKIYYKTDHHWTSLGAYYMYLASASELGIEEDRVNTSYHRYPVTAEFNGMLASTSGFCLSEKEEIEVYVPEEEVAVLVNYVDEQKKRTSLYDVSKLKTKDKYAVFLGGNSSVIDIKTTSESGKTLLLIKDSFANSFVPFLIPHYKEIVLVDPRYYAGTIDDIMSTYQITDTLFLYSGNTFFQDNNISGVLE from the coding sequence TTGCGAAGAGAGAAAAGGAAACGGATAAAAAGACAGTCGGATAAAATATTAGGAATTCTGTTTATTGCCTGTCTTTTCATTATTATGATTCTCAATCTAATGACAAAGGATAAAAAGATATCGGAAGAAGAGAACAGAACCTTGACAGAAAGGCCGAGGTGTACATGGGACAGCGTTCTTGGCGGAATTTATATGCAGCAATATGAATCTTATATATCCGACCAGTTTGCTGGCCGTAATCTTTGGCGCGGGTTTAGCGCCGCTTTGGAAAGAATCGGTGGAAGCAGGGAAGAAAACGGCGTTTTTCTTGGAAAAAAGAAGCAGTTGATGGAAGAGATCGCCCCGCCTGAAGAGGAAACGTTAAAGAAAAACATAGACAGTATTAACGGCTTTGCTAAAAGATATGAAGATATGCAAGCCAGACTGCTCTTAATCCCGGATTCAGCAGAAATATTAAAAAGTTCTCTTCCGGCGTTTGCCAGCACGCAGGAACAGTCAGTTATGCTGGACGATGTACGGGACAGGCTGTCAAAGACGGTTCAATGGATTGATGGAAGGGCGGTTATGTCAGAGCACGCGGACGAGAAAATATATTATAAGACAGATCACCATTGGACAAGCCTTGGAGCCTATTATATGTACTTGGCATCTGCCAGCGAACTTGGGATAGAGGAAGATCGCGTAAATACCTCTTATCATAGATACCCGGTCACTGCAGAATTTAATGGCATGCTGGCCAGCACAAGCGGATTCTGCCTAAGTGAAAAAGAAGAGATTGAGGTATATGTTCCCGAAGAAGAAGTAGCGGTACTTGTCAATTATGTAGATGAGCAGAAGAAAAGAACCTCTCTATATGATGTATCCAAACTGAAAACAAAGGATAAATACGCTGTTTTCCTTGGAGGGAACTCTTCTGTCATTGATATTAAGACGACTTCTGAGAGCGGAAAGACATTGCTGCTGATAAAAGATTCCTTCGCCAATAGTTTTGTACCTTTTCTGATTCCTCATTATAAAGAAATTGTATTGGTAGATCCAAGATATTATGCGGGGACAATAGACGATATCATGTCCACATACCAGATTACGGATACGTTGTTTTTATATAGCGGAAATACCTTTTTCCAGGATAATAATATCAGCGGAGTCCTGGAATAA
- a CDS encoding MBOAT family O-acyltransferase — protein sequence MLFSSVTFLFVFLPVSLAVYYISPYALKNIVLLIASLFFYAWGEPVYVVLMILSIFFNYICGKDIEEKKENPRAARKSLIQALIVNLLLLGFFKYSGFFLDSLNRILPFHVTYRQIGLPIGISFYTFQAISYLMDVYRGEVRPQKNILNFALYISMFPQLIAGPIVRYTDIEAQLIKRNFSAAKFGAGARFFIIGLGKKVILANGIGEIFNSIHNTFMTGGKLSILTAWMGAIAYSLQIYFDFGGYSDMAIGLGKMFGFELKKNFDYPYISSSITEFWRRWHISLSTWFKEYVYIPLGGNRVNKSRQIFNLLVVWSLTGFWHGAAWNFLFWGFYYGIMLVLEKFIWGNKINSLPGWVRHIYTLVIVIIGWVFFFSPGLKEAAAYLGMMFGTGAAGLADKEVLFLLSSNWLLWLLGILASTPVISRFINRRGYSSRRKWVMALLYMCLLLTAISFLITNSFNPFLYFRF from the coding sequence ATGTTATTTAGCAGTGTTACATTTTTATTTGTTTTTTTGCCGGTATCCTTGGCGGTATATTATATTTCCCCGTACGCCTTAAAGAATATAGTATTGCTTATCGCAAGCCTGTTCTTCTATGCGTGGGGCGAGCCGGTCTATGTTGTATTAATGATTCTTTCCATATTTTTTAACTATATCTGCGGAAAGGATATCGAGGAGAAGAAAGAGAATCCGCGTGCCGCCAGAAAGAGCCTGATACAGGCATTAATCGTGAATCTTTTGTTGCTTGGATTTTTTAAATACTCTGGCTTCTTCCTGGATAGCCTCAACAGAATTCTGCCTTTCCATGTTACCTACAGGCAGATAGGGCTTCCAATCGGAATTTCTTTTTATACGTTTCAGGCAATTTCTTATCTGATGGATGTATATAGAGGGGAAGTAAGGCCGCAGAAAAATATTTTGAACTTTGCACTATATATTTCCATGTTCCCACAGCTGATAGCCGGGCCGATCGTGCGCTATACGGATATTGAGGCACAGTTGATAAAAAGGAACTTTTCCGCAGCAAAGTTCGGCGCGGGCGCGCGATTCTTTATCATAGGGCTAGGCAAAAAGGTCATTTTGGCTAATGGAATTGGAGAGATTTTCAATTCTATTCACAATACCTTTATGACTGGGGGAAAACTTTCGATATTAACGGCATGGATGGGCGCGATTGCATATTCGCTGCAAATATATTTTGACTTCGGCGGCTATTCCGATATGGCAATAGGATTGGGGAAAATGTTTGGATTTGAGTTGAAGAAGAATTTTGATTATCCATACATTTCTTCTAGTATCACGGAGTTTTGGAGGAGGTGGCATATCTCTCTTAGCACATGGTTCAAGGAATATGTGTATATTCCCTTGGGCGGAAATCGGGTTAACAAGAGCCGGCAAATATTTAACCTGCTTGTCGTATGGTCCTTGACGGGATTCTGGCATGGAGCGGCATGGAACTTTTTGTTCTGGGGATTTTACTATGGAATCATGCTAGTCTTAGAAAAGTTCATATGGGGAAATAAAATAAATAGCCTGCCCGGATGGGTACGACATATTTATACGCTTGTAATCGTTATCATTGGTTGGGTATTCTTTTTTAGTCCAGGCTTGAAAGAGGCGGCTGCGTATCTTGGAATGATGTTTGGAACAGGCGCGGCAGGTCTGGCAGACAAAGAGGTGCTCTTTTTACTAAGTTCGAACTGGCTGTTGTGGCTGCTGGGAATACTGGCTTCTACCCCTGTGATCTCGCGTTTTATCAACCGCCGTGGATATAGCAGCCGCAGGAAATGGGTTATGGCTCTCCTATATATGTGCTTGCTTTTGACTGCCATTTCCTTTTTGATTACGAATTCATTTAATCCATTTTTGTATTTTAGATTTTAG
- a CDS encoding DUF4358 domain-containing protein: protein MRSRRKSRGNISTTILKCISICLLGGYVMLVFLNTSGSTKPFDEVKKAIQKEINTENLKDVSTQGLKRYYGLNGAQYDGVMMYVSASSMSAEEILLIKVKDDTQIQEVEEAISKRLDSRKNDFDGYAPKQVEMLKKAQKSVRGTYIFLAVSPEADRYKTIFRKSI from the coding sequence ATGAGAAGCAGAAGAAAAAGCAGGGGAAATATAAGCACGACAATATTAAAATGTATTTCTATCTGTCTGTTAGGGGGCTATGTCATGCTGGTATTCCTGAACACCAGCGGAAGCACCAAGCCATTTGACGAGGTTAAAAAAGCCATACAAAAGGAAATCAATACAGAAAACTTAAAGGATGTCAGCACCCAGGGATTGAAGCGATATTATGGCTTAAATGGAGCCCAGTATGATGGCGTTATGATGTATGTATCTGCATCCAGCATGTCGGCAGAAGAAATTCTTCTGATAAAGGTGAAGGATGATACGCAGATCCAGGAAGTAGAAGAGGCCATTTCCAAACGATTGGATAGCCGGAAAAATGATTTTGACGGTTATGCGCCTAAACAGGTAGAGATGCTTAAAAAGGCGCAAAAAAGCGTCCGGGGGACTTACATTTTTCTGGCAGTCTCTCCAGAAGCGGACAGGTATAAGACGATATTTAGAAAGAGTATTTAG
- a CDS encoding GDSL-type esterase/lipase family protein: protein MRKKILKIFILVAAIFMAAVFMVKGILRFTQKPTDVSKGVKILKEMETRNIGEVEQQVQSIQTQAPSASNEKEDTGESANSQNNEEDIVNRNYKEIFANSVVMGDSIAEALGEYNMLNSSSLIAEMGVSLTALDGALATVTQLSPQNVFLYYGFNDIGHVWDDYDRFRDEYESFIVKLKQALPDAKIYANSLFPVLNLDTIGNAFYADVSPYNQIIKEICEQYDIAYLDNTGLVKDEYYAEDGYHFKSDFYPYWLNSMAQGAGL, encoded by the coding sequence ATGAGAAAGAAAATTTTAAAAATTTTTATCCTTGTTGCTGCTATATTTATGGCAGCAGTTTTTATGGTAAAAGGAATCTTGCGATTCACTCAAAAACCTACAGATGTTTCGAAGGGAGTAAAGATTTTAAAAGAGATGGAAACAAGGAATATCGGAGAGGTCGAGCAGCAGGTTCAGTCAATTCAGACACAGGCGCCCTCTGCATCTAATGAAAAGGAAGATACGGGCGAATCAGCAAATTCTCAAAATAATGAGGAAGATATTGTAAATCGGAACTATAAAGAAATTTTCGCTAATAGCGTGGTAATGGGAGATTCTATTGCGGAAGCATTAGGCGAATATAACATGCTTAATTCGTCCAGCCTAATCGCAGAGATGGGGGTAAGCCTAACCGCATTAGATGGCGCGCTTGCGACTGTTACGCAGTTAAGCCCGCAAAATGTTTTCCTGTATTACGGATTTAACGATATTGGACATGTATGGGATGATTATGACCGGTTTCGAGATGAATATGAAAGTTTTATAGTGAAATTAAAGCAAGCCCTTCCAGATGCCAAGATCTATGCGAACTCGCTTTTCCCTGTTTTAAATCTGGATACGATCGGAAACGCTTTCTATGCAGATGTAAGTCCTTATAATCAGATAATAAAGGAAATCTGCGAACAGTATGATATCGCATATCTGGACAATACCGGACTTGTAAAAGATGAATACTATGCGGAGGATGGCTACCATTTTAAAAGTGACTTTTATCCATATTGGCTAAACAGCATGGCGCAAGGAGCGGGACTATGA
- the pfkB gene encoding 1-phosphofructokinase, which translates to MILTVTLNAAIDKRYVVEEFRVGEVNRIKECAYTPGGKGLNVSKPAAIAGARVVATGFVGGHAGDYITESLKDFQVESAFYRLDAESRSCINIWDEKNQVQTEFLEPGFQVTEEEFAGFLEHFSGLVADADVVTMSGSVPKGLEGDTYQHLIKIAKDAGKKVILDTSGKLLERGIEACPTMIKPNIDEIRMLTGKDCSQIEEIIEAAKELHGRGIEVVVISLGGDGALCVCEDGVYRAVVPKIDAVNTVGCGDSMIAGFALGFSEGLGIEDTLRKASAISAAAAMREETGYFVKEDMESLYEKIEIQKIG; encoded by the coding sequence ATGATACTTACAGTTACGTTAAACGCAGCCATTGATAAGCGTTATGTAGTAGAAGAATTCCGGGTAGGCGAGGTCAACCGCATAAAGGAGTGCGCCTATACGCCGGGAGGGAAAGGGCTTAATGTCTCCAAGCCCGCGGCGATCGCCGGGGCGAGAGTGGTTGCCACCGGGTTCGTGGGCGGCCATGCCGGCGATTATATCACGGAGTCCCTGAAAGACTTCCAGGTAGAGAGCGCATTCTACCGTCTGGATGCGGAGAGCCGCTCCTGCATCAATATCTGGGATGAAAAGAACCAGGTACAGACGGAGTTCCTGGAGCCTGGATTCCAGGTGACGGAAGAGGAGTTTGCGGGATTCCTGGAACATTTCTCCGGTCTTGTGGCAGACGCGGACGTGGTAACCATGTCAGGAAGCGTGCCAAAGGGGCTGGAGGGCGATACCTACCAGCACCTGATCAAGATTGCAAAGGATGCCGGAAAAAAGGTGATTCTTGATACCAGCGGAAAATTGCTAGAACGCGGGATTGAGGCATGCCCGACCATGATCAAGCCGAACATCGATGAGATACGGATGCTGACCGGCAAAGACTGCAGCCAGATCGAAGAGATCATCGAGGCAGCCAAAGAACTTCATGGAAGAGGCATCGAAGTGGTGGTCATCTCTCTGGGAGGGGACGGCGCGCTGTGCGTATGCGAAGACGGTGTTTACCGGGCCGTCGTGCCTAAGATCGACGCGGTTAATACGGTTGGCTGCGGGGATTCTATGATTGCAGGCTTTGCCCTTGGATTCAGCGAGGGGCTTGGGATTGAAGATACCTTGAGGAAGGCAAGCGCCATATCCGCAGCAGCGGCAATGCGCGAGGAGACCGGGTATTTTGTAAAGGAAGATATGGAATCTTTGTATGAGAAGATAGAGATTCAAAAGATCGGATAA
- a CDS encoding galactitol-1-phosphate 5-dehydrogenase: MKAAVVCANEDVQYLDYEEPQAGPGMVKVKVKASGICGSDIPRVLHNGVHFYPIVLGHEFSGDVVEVGEGVTKVKVGDRVSGAPLLPCMKCDDCQNGNFSLCKHYSFIGSRQQGSNADYVVIPEQNAVVFDESVSYEQGAMFEPSTVALHGVIQNDYKGGEYVAVLGGGTIGMFTMQWTKIFGAKKVVVFDISDERLDLALRLGADEVINTTKESYMEQALAITKGKGYAYVFETAGQVPTMHMAFELAANKAHVCFIGTPHVDLTFTPAMWENMNRKEFKLTGSWMSYSSPFPGKEWELTAHYFATGQLKFDPGFIYKKMPMSQAQEAFQMFKTPGLVKGKVLLVNEE; the protein is encoded by the coding sequence ATGAAAGCAGCAGTCGTATGTGCAAATGAGGACGTGCAGTATCTGGATTATGAGGAGCCGCAGGCAGGGCCGGGAATGGTAAAGGTCAAGGTAAAGGCCTCTGGCATCTGTGGATCTGATATCCCCAGGGTTCTTCATAATGGGGTACACTTCTACCCGATCGTGCTGGGACATGAATTTTCCGGAGATGTCGTAGAAGTGGGCGAAGGCGTGACCAAGGTAAAGGTAGGAGACAGAGTGTCAGGCGCGCCGCTGCTTCCCTGCATGAAATGTGATGACTGCCAGAATGGAAACTTCTCTCTCTGCAAGCATTACAGTTTCATCGGTTCCAGGCAGCAGGGCAGCAATGCGGACTATGTGGTGATCCCGGAGCAGAATGCGGTAGTATTCGATGAATCTGTATCCTATGAGCAGGGAGCAATGTTCGAGCCATCTACGGTCGCGCTCCATGGCGTGATCCAGAATGATTACAAGGGCGGCGAATATGTGGCCGTGCTTGGCGGAGGAACCATCGGAATGTTCACCATGCAGTGGACTAAGATCTTCGGCGCCAAGAAAGTAGTCGTATTCGATATCAGCGACGAGCGGCTGGACCTGGCCTTAAGGCTTGGGGCGGATGAAGTCATCAATACTACGAAGGAATCCTATATGGAGCAGGCGCTTGCGATTACCAAGGGCAAGGGCTATGCGTATGTATTCGAGACGGCAGGCCAGGTTCCAACCATGCATATGGCATTTGAACTGGCAGCCAACAAGGCGCATGTATGCTTTATCGGAACACCTCATGTAGATCTTACTTTCACGCCAGCGATGTGGGAGAATATGAACCGCAAGGAATTTAAACTGACGGGTTCCTGGATGTCTTACAGTTCACCGTTCCCGGGTAAGGAATGGGAGCTTACGGCCCACTATTTTGCAACCGGACAGTTGAAATTTGATCCGGGCTTCATCTATAAGAAGATGCCTATGAGCCAGGCGCAGGAAGCTTTCCAGATGTTCAAGACGCCTGGGCTTGTGAAGGGTAAAGTATTGCTTGTGAATGAAGAGTAG